The genome window CGCCCCGTCCACACCCCAGCTCTCCGGCCGGGTCCCCGGTGCGTgtcccccgcctccccccgccgctcccTGCACGCCTGGTCCCTCTCCGACGGGGAGGACGATGCGGCTCCTGCTCTTACCTCTCGGCTTCTCGCAGCCTACCGCGGGGCTGGTGCTaagccccgggggggggccaCGCCCGGGCCCCCCCACCTGCCGGCCGGAGAGCATCCCCCCGGGGGCTGTCTGCCCTGGCACCCACGGGGAACGGGGTCACTCACGGAGCCAGCAAGGGCAGACCTGCGCCTGTCCCCTCATATGCCCCGCTCAGCTGCTCTCGCCGAGAAATCCTAAAAgcataattacattaaaaagcctgatttgtttaaataatCCTCTTTAGGCTCCCCTTAATCTGCCCTATATTTCCCCCGTCGTCTTTATTCCTGACTTGTCCAGCTCAGCTGAGCTTGGCCGGTCACCCCACGGCTGAGGAGTcccctcctcatcttcctcctcctcctcctccggagccccccaccccgcggGCGGTCCCCGCGCCCGGGAGCCTGTCCCCGGCTGCAGGTAGGCAGCGGGCTCGGGGCTCTGccggtggggcggggggaggccggggccCGGCAGCCCCGCTCGGCCCGGCGCCGAAAGCCAGCCTCAGCATCACCCGTGTCCCGCCGACGAGGGAATCAAAGCGGGTCCGTGCCCTGTTCCCtcggcggggcagggccggaTCCGGCTCTCGGGGAGGATCATTACCCGgtttttaagcagaaatgaCAGTTTTCGCTTGTACAGCTCCAGGGGAGTGCGAGACGGCGGGTATATGAGAAAGGCAGAGAACCGAACTGAGATTGGAGCAGGGGCGGGAAtctccccgcgcccccccgaCAGCAGCAAGTGAAGGGGGACCGGGGGGGCTCTGAACGCGCCCCCCGGGTCCTGCAGCTGCctccgccgggccgggctcTCGGTGGCCGCTTCCCCCCGAGCGGTGGGGCTCGCACTTTGAAGGACGGTTTCATTTCCTCGGTGCGgaagatttaaatttttcaatCCCATcgaaaagaggagagggagaaagaaatgcagaacttTAGATGGCGCTGTACAACATTTATTTAAGCCCTCCGAGTATTGCCGGCTCCTCGgcctgcagagaggagcagagcacgGCCCTCGGCgggcagaggagggctgggctgggcggggatggggtgggatgcgctggggtggggtggaggcaGCGGGTGCGGAGGGCAGGGGGCTCCCGCCGGGCAGGACAGCTCCGGCCTGCGCCTCCATCCCCGGTCGGTGACAGCCAACTGCAGCGCTAATCGGGAacagttaaaaagcaaacaaaaatggcAGAGGCCGTCTCCcgctgcccctctgctccccttctCCTCGCATAGACGGGAACCCCCTAATGCCTCCGACGGGGCGAGGAGGGGGAGAAGCTGCAGACTTGATACGAGTGGCGGGCTGCGCCGGccggctgtgctgctgctcgcCCACCtccgcgccccggcccgcccggccccgctcccccgggaCACGGCCTGGGCGTTGCCCCTTCCTCCGGGGGGGGGTGCAGGAGAGGGGCTCCCGTGGCTCCGGGTCTCACCCCggctccagctctgcccgcTTCTCCtctccgccccgccccgccggctgcGGGCCTCGGGGGGGGATtcagaggagcagaaagaaaggagaggaaaagccgACAGACAGCCCCGTCGGGGGGGCCGGCGGCTGTCCACCCGCCCCGGCGCCCGGTCTCTGCAGGGGCCGCGGGGACCGGACCCCCAGCGCCCGCCCTCGGCTCCGCGGGGCCCCACGCAAGGCCCGCGTGGGCGCCAGGCCCGGGCACGGAGGCCCTCGACGGCCCGAGGACAAAGCCATgggcacggcccggccccggcccgtCGGTGCCCCCGGTGCGGCGGGGAGGAGAGCCGCCCCCCGGGACGGGGCGCAGCCGAATCTAACCCGGGTGGGTGGAAAAGCGGCGTGGGGGCGGCAAGCTGGGAGTCCCGCTGGGCCGCCGGCCCTCCACGACCCCGCGCTTCCCACGCACACGGGCACACGGGCgagcccgagcccgagcccgagAAGGAGCGGAGGGCAGGGgcggagggcaggggcagggagcggggacgctcccggggcggcggcgcagcGCCCGGTGCCGAGCGGCGATCGCTCCGGTCCTCTCCTCGCCGCGGCTCTGCCCTGCCGGGGAGAGCTCGTCGGTGCCCGCTCGGTACGGGAGCAGAGCCCCTCGGAGCGAGTCGAGGAGCTGTCAGGCAAATCCCTTCTCGACACACCACGGAGCTCTAAACGTCCAGACGGTTTCGGGCAtttttcctgcaggagctggtgaTACATTATTACCGTTATTACGAGGTGTTTTTTATTCCTTGTTAAAAAGGGAGATGCGGGAGGCAAGGCACGACCGCAACAgccaaagataatttttttttttaagggggtagagaaagaaaaataaaaaagaaaaaaataaggaaggtCTCGGACAGGGTTTTAAACAGGGGacaagcagtttaaaaattgcTGCACTGatccatgaaaacaaaacctaaataCGCCACCGAAATGGCACTATATACGCAGCAtattgtgtatgtatatatatatttatttgttatatttctctgtgtatatatatatatacacaaaaatcCATACactaaaataaagaattacaGCCAGCCTGGATCCTGAACACAGTCTACACTTTATTTCAGACTACAGATTTCTGAACATAATAAAATCTTTGGCTTGTAGCGGCGGGTTCAGTCTCGCAGTCTGTGgatcagaataatttttttttttcctcgggaaaaaaaaaaaagagacagaaattcacacacacaaaaaaaaagatcaaacgAAAGATCAGGAAAGTCGGACATTTACTGTAAAACAAGAGCAACAGACAtcgaggaaaaaaaaggcaaagcaaacaaaacgAACGAACGAAcaaaagagaggggaagagagagagagaaggggagagagaaactGTCCAGCAAATAGAGATCGCTACACGTATTTCTTacctgaaattaaatatatacaaGGTCATATGCTGTTTGGCTAtatagagataattttttttgtaagcgttcatattttattttttttttcttagttggAGTCCTTATACTATGGATAGACAATAGATCTGCTTTTAAATAGCACCTGTCCGCCTCCCGGCcggcgcagggctgggggccgcgCCGCCTCACTCGCTCTCCTCTTTGTCCTGCACGGTGGTGGTGGAGTGGTTGTAGAGTCCCTGGGCCATGAGGTGCAGCGCCAGCCCGTTCTTGATGCCCGTCGCCTTCTTGATCTTGGCTCGCTTGTTCTGGAACCAGATCTTGATCTGGGACTCGTTGAGGCTGAGCTCCTGGGCCAGGCTCTGCCGCCGCTGCTCCGTGATGTACCGGTTCGCCTGGAACTCCGCCTTCAGCCGCTGCAGCTGCTCGGCCGTGAACGCCGTCCGCGGCCGCTTGTCCTCCTTCTCcgtcttcttcttcttcagcttcCTGGTGCGGGGGCCTGCGGGCAGGGCACACACACGCCGCTGGGCAGGGCCGCGCCGCCGACCGACCGACCGACAGACCGACCGACAGACCGACCGACCGCcaccgccgcccccgccccgccggccgccggaAAAATGGCCGACGGGCGAATTTCTGCCGgtcccctccgccccccccacccccaaccccgGCACGGCCGCCCCGGCACGGCGGAGGGaaggatggggcaggggaggggaggccgGGGCCGAGCCGCCCGCGcatcccccgccgccccggccccgccgaggGGAGCGGTGCCCCgctcgccccccgccccgacaCACGTCGGGCCGCCGCTCCtctccgcccgccccgccgggacGAGCCGCGCTCCCTCTGCACGGCCCGGGGCCAGGGCCCGCCGGCCGGGCAGCGGCTccgccgggcagcgcggggggcgAGGGTCCCCGCGGCCCGGCACCGGGCAGCCGCcgggagcagcagcctggccgggggctgccccggtcTCTGTCTGGGGAGCAACGGCCCCTCCGCAaggccggcccggccccggggagcccttccccgccgccgccccggagccccgccgccgcccgggtCGTCCGGGCTCTCCGGCGGCCGATCCTTgccggggacccccggccccgcctgcagctccttccctccatgCACCCCCGCCGAAAgcggtgccccccgccccaccaCCCCCAGGCCGGGATGGGGCCGGGCGAAGTGCCACAGAGCTCGCCGGGGAagcagcccggccccggggcgcaTCCCGGGAGCAGCGCCCGGTCGGGGAACTACCGGCGTCCTCTGCACGCCGGCCCGGGGGGAGcggagaggggagggagcccTGGAGAAAGGGATCTGCGAAAATCCCCCGACAGCTGCCGGGCtgggcgggcggccccgggcccgcAGCCTCCCGccggcagcagccgcagccggAGCCGGCGAGGCCTTCCCGGCCGCCGAGTAGGCCGAATGCCCCTCTCCCGGCGCAGCCCGTCCCCAGCGCGGGGGGTTTCCCCGCGGCTCGGCGGCGTCTGCCGGCGGGGAGAGGGACGGGGCCCGGCGGGATGCTCCCGGGCTCGGCCGGCGGAGGGGCGGAGGGCGCGGGGAGCGAATCGCTTGGCCGCGGCACCTTGCAGCGGGGCGCCGGCGCCTCCGGCCGCCGCAGCCCGCTCGTCCCCGGGGCCGGGAGAagcggccggggccggcgggcagcTCCGAGCACAACAAAGAGGGCGGCCGAGCCGAGGCAGCCTCCCCTCGCCCTTCTCCCCTCCGGGCTGGGGTGAGCAGGGAGCTCCGGGGAGCACATGCAGAAATAATCCTCTGCCCGAAGAAAGGGGACGAAAGGAAATAAAGGCGCAAGTGCAAAACGCCTGGCACACGGCGGCCCTGGGAATCGGGGGCGAAACACCCGTGGCCGGGCCGGCCGGGAGCGAGGGCCGCGCCGTCTGACAGCTCTATCACTCCATCAATCACCCGAGTCAATCAAAGTGGCTTTTCCGAGTTTCAAGTCGCTGGACGTGTCAGTAACGGGGGATGGAGATGGCTCGGCCGACAGCCCCGCTCTGACCGCCGGCGGGAGCAGCCAGGCCGGGCagcgcggagcggggccggggccgggcagcgccgcctTCCCCGCGTCCCGGAGCGGCCCCCGGCcagccggccccgcggcccccgggtcggcacagggcagcccagcccggccccggcccgcgcTGGCGGGTCCCTGGCTGCCGGCCTGGGGTGTCACGGGGGGAGCCTCCTCTCCTCGCCCTCCgcttctttcaaaaaaattgccattaaaaatagaaactaaGGGTGATAAAATAAGGGGCTGCCGGGGGCACCTGGGGGACTGCGAGCGGCGTGAAAGGGGGCGGCAGaacggggccgggggccgggagGGCCGAGCAGGCGGCTCCCACCGGGGCGGCCCGGGCAGAGGCTCGTCCCCCGCCGAGAGCCGGGCCCCAAACCACGGCAGGGAGCACCGGCTCCCGCGGCAATGCGCGGCCTAAGGgcctgcctggctctgcctcGCCGCAGAGGCCCCCACAAACAGCCCCTCCGCcaccttcttaaaaaaaacctttttcttcgCCTTCCGAGAAAACACCCCCCCACCCGCACCTCCAGCGGCCGCTCAACATGTGGCTCAGGTCTCCCTCCCGCCACCCCCGAAAGGCCACCAGCGcccaggaaaaaatataaaaggggggggggggccaaAACAAGGGAGCAGCCGAATCCGCTGCCTTTTTTCGCAGCGCTCCCACCCCACGCCGCCGCGCTGCGCAACACCCCGGGCTGCGGCAaggaggggcgggcggggggctcggcGACGGGGTCGCTCCCCGCCGGCTCTCGGCGCCGAAAGGCGGCCGAATCGGGGCCCGGCGTCACATTCAAATTTGGGAGACtcggaggaggaaggggggcgggggggacgcgCTTCCTCTCGCCCCGGGTgacccaggacccccccccgcGCCTCCCCACGCGAGGTGCTCGGCAGGCCGGGAGCCAAAGCAGAGGGGGCAAgaggggcaggggcgggggggcgaCGTTGTCGCGATTGTAACAGCTCCCAGATGCGCCGCGGTTCCTTACCCGAGGACGGTCTGTCTGAATACCTAGTGCAGTAGACCCAGGCAGGCCACACCAGCGGCTGTTGCGAGTCGGGCTTTATAACAGGTCCTCCATTATTAGAGCCCATGAGGAGGATGGCGGGGCTGCCGTGCTCCCCGTACTTCGCCGGGTGAGTCTCGCCCCCGTCGGCGGGGGGCTTGGCCGCCCCcgacgccgccgccgccgctaccgccgcggcggggctggctttggcggcggcggcggcggctgcgggcggcggcggcggcgcggagccgtCGGGACGGCAGTTCGAGTccgggcagaggagggagggcgGGTTGGGCGGCCGGGCCAGCAGCGGGTTGACGTTTTCTCTACCTGAGCTCTGCCCCCGGTCTCCGTCCCGCTCccggctgcctcctcctcctcctcctcctcctcctccgccgccggccGGCGCGGGCGGCTCCTTCTTGCAGCCGAAGTCCGGCCTCAGGATGTTGTCGATGAAAAAGTTGGTGGTGCggtggggcggcggcggcgggggcggcggcgggggcggcgggtggcggcggcggggcaggggcagggggcagggcgcggcgggggaggcgggcgcggggctgggggacacgggaACGCTCTCGCCAtcgctgccgctgccgctgctcgccgggccgggcgccgcGTCTCGGTGGCCGTGCCCCTCCGGCGGTTCTTCCATGCTCAGCCCCCGCCACGGAGATCGCTGCCTCttttcccccccacccacccGCTTTACGCCCACCCCACTTTGCCGGTGGGTGGCGGGGTGGAAACGGGGGaggaaaaatttagaaaaagaggaaaaaaaaaaaagaaaaagagaaaaaagaataaaatccaCTTGTTGGGCTGgagctgaggttttttttctccccctcgCACGGATGGATCCAAAACCGGGGAGACGCTCGAGGGcttctttcccccttctcccgATCAGCTTATATTTCCGCCaccggaaaaaaaaaaaaaaaaaaaaaaaaaaaaacccaaaaaacccaaaaaaccaccaaacccaaaagGTGTGCGGCAACACCGcggccccccccaaaaaaacccgCCCCCCGAAAACCCGTCAAAATCTGCCCatctccccgccgccgccgccgccgcggcggctccgcgcTGCCCCGCTGTCACGCTCCGCTCTGCCCACGCCGCGGGCTGCCGGAGCCCTTCCCCGCCAGCCTGGTGGTGCACGCCGCCCGggccaatttattttttttttttaaattcttttttttttcccccctttttttggggttttttttgttgtttttttttttttttttaaaaaaaaggccaaaTCTCTGACAGCTCCGGTCCGTGCAACAAACTCTCCCTAAAAAATCCCTCAGCCACACTTTTTTCACTCGCACCGGAAGCACGTGAGGCGGCCCCGCACGTGGGGGCGGCCAAtggcgcgccgccgccgccgctgacACCCCACGCCGCGCCCAATGGgcgcccgccgggccgccgccaTAAATACCGCgtggggacgggacggggcggggcgggacgggcGGCGGGAGCGCCGCGACGGGGCGGGGGCACCGCGCCGCGCCCGCACCCACACGCGTGTACCGGcggccccccccaccccccccggccccgtgAACAACTTCTTCCCGCCGCGCCGCGTCCCGCCGCGTCCTGCGCGGGCCGCCGCGGGTGGCGGGGGCTTGGTCATCGGCCGCTTTGCTCTTGCCCCCCCCCAATAACACCCCCCCgcaccaaaaaaaatctgtgggtgctcttttccctctttttcttttcattttctcccgTCCCGCGGCGGGGTCAGGCAGCGAGGGGAGGTGGCCAGCGGTGTAGGGGTTGCCCGGAATGGAAACTTTTATTTGgaggaataaaaaatgaaaataataatagtaataaataataataaaggctGCACCCGCTCGGCTGGTTTGTTCCtttattggggtttttcttttcgGAATATGAAGCAGATCAGCCGCCCGCTCGCAGCTGAGTTCGTATCGTGTTTCCTCGTCTGCTTTttgatgtttgtttgtttgtttgggttcggtttgttgcctttttttttcccctggtgttgggttttgttggttttttctttctccagaaaagaCCGAGCACCTCGGGACGTGTGTTGAGGCAGAAGGGAAATTTAAGGATTTTAAagggtggggagaaaaaggcaCTTCTTGCGGACTGCTGCAGCtttctaaaaaattaatttacagataaaaatgtaaaatcccTGCTGccagttttgggttttttggacTGCTGGGAGCCGCAGCCCAGCGCTTTctccccgcggccccgggcgctCCCCGGCGCGGAGGGCCGCGCTGCTGCGGGGAAGGGAAGCGTCGGTGCTCGCACGAAGGGGCACGGGAGGTGGGGGTCCCACGACACCCTTTGCGAGacgggggggtcccggcgggcTGGgtgcccggggccgcggccgctccCCGGCCGGCCGCAGGCACCTGCTCCGGGCTGGAGCCCCGCACTCCAGCCCGCGGCCACTTCCCGGGGCTGCGGGAAGGGCAGTTCCCGGCGTTTTCGCCTCCTGACGCAACCGAAACCCC of Ciconia boyciana chromosome 10, ASM3463844v1, whole genome shotgun sequence contains these proteins:
- the EN1 gene encoding homeobox protein engrailed-1 — encoded protein: MEEPPEGHGHRDAAPGPASSGSGSDGESVPVSPSPAPASPAAPCPLPLPRRRHPPPPPPPPPPPPHRTTNFFIDNILRPDFGCKKEPPAPAGGGGGGGGGGGGSRERDGDRGQSSGRENVNPLLARPPNPPSLLCPDSNCRPDGSAPPPPPAAAAAAAKASPAAAVAAAAASGAAKPPADGGETHPAKYGEHGSPAILLMGSNNGGPVIKPDSQQPLVWPAWVYCTRYSDRPSSGPRTRKLKKKKTEKEDKRPRTAFTAEQLQRLKAEFQANRYITEQRRQSLAQELSLNESQIKIWFQNKRAKIKKATGIKNGLALHLMAQGLYNHSTTTVQDKEESE